A segment of the Planctomycetia bacterium genome:
CGTCGAAGTGAAAGTTCTACGACGTAGCGGCAAGTGATAAAGTGCCGAGCGATTGATTTCGTCGTCGCATCGACTCGTACAATGCAAACCTAGGTCGGATCGCGAGCTCGTCAAATTTCGACGAACATTTTTTCTCAAGTCGTTCAACTGGCGCTTGTAAGCGACGTCGAGACTTTAGAAAACGTGGTGTTGGCGTTCGTGCCGAGTGTGCGAATCGTGGTCAGACACACGACGACGATCAGCGCCAACATCACGGCGTATTCCACGGCCGTCGGACCATCCTCGGAGCGGATAAAGGACTGAATTTTCTTGACTAGCTTATGCATAGGAAAGACACCCATAACTTTTCGGAAAGGAATCTCGGTCGATCAGGTGCGATCCTCCTTAGGGAGTTGGCACACCAAACCGTATGTCGCATTTTTCTGCACGGCGGCGAAAAACAGTGCCTTTGCGGAAAATTGCCATGAAAAAAGCCCGCGACAACTTGACGCGGTCAGAAAAATAAGCCTTTGCTGTGCCGAGCTCTTTCGATCGAGAGATGTTGTGTGAACGGCTCCGGCCGTAAACGAAAGAAGCCCTCGTCGCTACGTGAGCGACGAGGGCTAGGACTGTGATAGAAATCGCGAGCCGCTACGAAAAGCGACCCACGGATGAATGCTGCATATCGGCTTTAGCTAGCCGAGGTCAAGGAACCGGAGACCTTGGAGAAGGTGGCGTTGGCGTTGGTGCCGAGCGATTGAATCGTCGTCAAGCAGACCACCACGATCAAAGCCAACATCACCGCGTATTCCACGGCCGTCGGGCCGTCTTCCGACTTCAAAAACTTCTGGATCTTCAATGCGAATGTCTTCATGGTGTGAGCTCCGGGATTGTTCGGAACGTCTTCGGGCCGGTGGATCTTCGGCCAAGATCGAGACGCTCCTAAGGAAGTTGACAAACTCGGAGCATCGTCGAACGCACGAGGCGATGAACCTCGACGAACGACATGCTCCGACCGCATCAGCAGTTCCTCTCGCATCTCCCACGACCGAAGCGAGGCGACGAATTCCGAAGCTGCAAGAGCGACGAAACGACGTCGTAAACCTTTCGGTAACCGGGCCGCCGTCGCAACGTATTGCGCCGGCCCCTGGCTTTGCGTCCCGGCCTTGCGACCGGTTTGCCCTTTCGAGGATGTGGAGGTCTTCGCCTAGCCGCGATACGCTCGACGATGCCGGCGGGTCGCCCCGACGACATCGAGAGGCCGAAGCCTCGGCATCGAAACGGATCGCGTAGCCGGTTGCGAAACCAGCTTGCGACCAAGCACATCTCAACGAAACACCCGGCCGCAATGAAAACCTAGGTCGGGAAATCGAGGAGTCAAATGACTACACCGAAATTTACGCATGAGATCGACATAGTCGCAAAATCCGAACTTCGTTCTAATACATTAAGCTCCGAGAATCGCAACGTAGTCTTTCTTGCACCATTGCGCGTATCACCTTGTTGCCGAATCGCCGCAGCGTCTACTTTCCGAAGCATCGTTGATCGCGAAAATGACTTGGCTCGATGACATTCTCGATTCTCTCTCGCACAAAGATCGTTGGGGCTATCGCCTCGGCGAGCTTCCGGCCGCCGAACCGTTGGCGTTGGCCGCACTGGCATTGCTCGGCCACGATCGCCATGCCGAAGCGAAACCGCTCTTGGAAAAGCTTTGCGAGCTCCAGGCCGGCACCGGTGCGCTCGGCATCTTTCAAGGCATGGGCGATCCGCACTGGGGTACGGCACACGCCATCTTGGCTTGGTCCGCGGCCTTGAACTCCACGAAGCTCGACTCCTCCCTGCGCGATCGGTTGCCTTTGTTTCATGGCTCTACGCGCGGCGGGAATGCAAGCGCATCCGCGCGCATATGAGGCCGTTCGCCTCATGCTGGATCGCATCCTCCCTGCCGGCGGCTGCAACTACGGCAACACCTTCGTGCTTGGGCAAACTCTTCGTCCGCACATCCAGCCGACGGGCATCATGCTCATGGCACTCGGCGGTGTCGACGACGGTAACGAGCGTATCGTGAAAAGCGTGCAGTGGCTCGATGGCGCGATCGACGCTCAAACCACGACCGCTTCGCTCGCCTTCGCACTCTTAGGCCTCGCCGCAAACGGCCGCGAACGAGCCGGTGCCGAGAAGCTATTGGAAGCGGCGCTGAACAAGCCGACGAGTGCGCTCGGTGCCGCTCTTCCGCGCCGCTCCTTGGCCGCCCTGGCCGTGCTCGGCAAGCGCTCTCCTTTGGTAACGCTAGGGCGTGAAGGAGTCGCGCCATGAGCAAGCCGCCGGCAGATGAACCGCAACGCCGAGAATCGCGGTCGGGAAAACCCGATCCATCGGCTTCGCAGCCGGGCGGCGGCTCTAAGTTCGATCGCCGCGCGCTGTTGATCGCCGGGGGCGCCGCTGCGATCGGCACCGGCGCTTATCCGGCCATTCGCCGCATCGTCAAAGGAAGGTCGCCGGTATTCATCGCCAAAAATCAGAAGTACGACGGTCCACTTGCTAAGACCATTTCCGATGGGCTGCTGGCCTCCGGTATCGATCCGGATCGATACCGCGGCAAGCGTGTGCTGCTCAAGCCGAACCTCGTCGAGCCGATGCGTGGCAGTCCGCAAATGACGACGCATCCGGCGATGGTCGTCGCTTGCTTCGAGGTTTTCAAAAACGCCGGCGCCATCGTCGCCGTGGGAGAAGCTCCCGGTCACATGCGCGATACGGAAGCGGCGCTCGTCGAGTCGCGATTGGCGGAAGCTTTGCTCGATGCCAAGCTCGACTTCGCCGACTTGAATTATCAGGAAAGCCGCTTTACGGCGAATGGTTGCGGCCTGTCGAAGCTGCCGGGCTTCTACTTTCCTCAAGCGGTTGCCGAAGCCGATCTCATCGTTTCGATGCCGAAGCTGAAGACCCATCATTGGGTCGGCATCACGGTCTCGATGAAGAATCTTTACGGCACGCTTCCCGGAAACAAGTACGGCTGGCCGAAGAACGTGTTGCATCACAACGGCATCCCGCAAACCGTCGTCGATATCAACGCTTCGCTCCCGCCGACGATCGCCGTAGTGGATGGTATCGAATGCATGGAGGGAGACGGACCGATTCTCGGCACGTCGAAACAGATGGGGCTCGTCGTGGTCGGTGCCGATCGTTTGGCGGTCGACTCGACTTGTGCCCGGATCATCGGGCTCGATCCCGCGCGCGTCACTTACATGCAACTCGGCTATCAAGCCGGCCTCGGCCAGATGGACGACTACCTCATCACGCAGCGCGGCGAGAACTGGCGCCCCCTCTACGCGCCTTTCAGAATTCTCGATCGTCCGCATCTCCGCCAACTACAAACGCCGGAAGCGGGCATCCTCACATCCTGATTCGCATCGGCGATCGTCGGACTACGCGATGATCTCTTTCACGACGTTCCCCGCGACATCGGTAAGTCGGAAGTCGCGGCCGTTGAGGCGGTAGGTCAACTTCGTATGCTCCAGGCCGAGCATCGCCAGGATCGTGGCGTGCAAGTCGTTGACGCTCACGCGATCGACGGCCGACTTGAAGCCGATTTCATCGGTTTCACCGTAATGCACGCCTCCTTTAGCGCCCCCTCCTGCGAACCAAGCGGTGAACGCGTGCGGGTTATGATCGCGGCCCGGCTTCGCCGATTTCTGCGCGATCGGTAATCGTCCGAACTCGCCGCAGCAGACGATCAGCGTCGACTCCAGCAAGCCTCGATTCTTCAGATCGGCGATCAACGCCGCGATCGGTTGGTCGGTCTCTTGCGCGAAACCTCGATGGTTCCCTTCGATGTCGTTGTGCCCATCCCAACTCAGTTGGTTATCCATTCCGCCGCTATAGATCTGCACGAAGCGCACGCCGCGCTCGACCAACCTTCGCGCCGTTAGCGCCTGCTTTGCGAAATGAGAAGATTTCTTTTCGTCGAGCCCATAGAGCTTGCGAATGTTTTCCGGTTCTTGAGTCAAATCGAAAGCCTCGGGTGCGGCCGTTTGCATGCGATAGGCCAACTCGAAGCTCTCGATGCGCGCCGCCAACTCTTGCTCTCCGGGATTCGCTGCGAGATGCTTGGCGTTCAGGCGGGCGAGCAGATCCAACTGTCGGCGTTGATCGGCATCGCTCATGTGCGCGGAGCGATTCATGTTGTCGATCGGTGCGCCTTGTGCGTTGAGCGCCGTTCCTTGATACACGCCCGGTAAGAATCCTGCGCTCCAATTCGACGCATATCCTTTCGGCAATCCGCGACCGAGCGTGTCGTACATCACGACGAATGCCGGTAAGTTTTTACTCTCGCTCCCGAGTCCGTAAGTCGTCCAACTTCCGACACAGGGGAAG
Coding sequences within it:
- a CDS encoding Flp family type IVb pilin, producing MKTFALKIQKFLKSEDGPTAVEYAVMLALIVVVCLTTIQSLGTNANATFSKVSGSLTSAS
- a CDS encoding Flp family type IVb pilin; translated protein: MHKLVKKIQSFIRSEDGPTAVEYAVMLALIVVVCLTTIRTLGTNANTTFSKVSTSLTSAS
- a CDS encoding DUF362 domain-containing protein, encoding MSKPPADEPQRRESRSGKPDPSASQPGGGSKFDRRALLIAGGAAAIGTGAYPAIRRIVKGRSPVFIAKNQKYDGPLAKTISDGLLASGIDPDRYRGKRVLLKPNLVEPMRGSPQMTTHPAMVVACFEVFKNAGAIVAVGEAPGHMRDTEAALVESRLAEALLDAKLDFADLNYQESRFTANGCGLSKLPGFYFPQAVAEADLIVSMPKLKTHHWVGITVSMKNLYGTLPGNKYGWPKNVLHHNGIPQTVVDINASLPPTIAVVDGIECMEGDGPILGTSKQMGLVVVGADRLAVDSTCARIIGLDPARVTYMQLGYQAGLGQMDDYLITQRGENWRPLYAPFRILDRPHLRQLQTPEAGILTS
- a CDS encoding DUF1501 domain-containing protein — its product is MFASPLPTDRRRFLMQAGQGFGMLALADLLGAPQPASSTASAAVHDDRSLHPLAPRAPQFAAKAKSVIWLFMNGGQSQVDTWDYKPELAKRDGQTLEGFDKNTGFFAGSVGGLMKSPFAFKQHGKSGTWASDLFPQLSQHVDDMAFIHSCFTQTNNHSPALFQINTGMSRMGFPCVGSWTTYGLGSESKNLPAFVVMYDTLGRGLPKGYASNWSAGFLPGVYQGTALNAQGAPIDNMNRSAHMSDADQRRQLDLLARLNAKHLAANPGEQELAARIESFELAYRMQTAAPEAFDLTQEPENIRKLYGLDEKKSSHFAKQALTARRLVERGVRFVQIYSGGMDNQLSWDGHNDIEGNHRGFAQETDQPIAALIADLKNRGLLESTLIVCCGEFGRLPIAQKSAKPGRDHNPHAFTAWFAGGGAKGGVHYGETDEIGFKSAVDRVSVNDLHATILAMLGLEHTKLTYRLNGRDFRLTDVAGNVVKEIIA